Proteins co-encoded in one Salvia hispanica cultivar TCC Black 2014 unplaced genomic scaffold, UniMelb_Shisp_WGS_1.0 HiC_scaffold_48, whole genome shotgun sequence genomic window:
- the LOC125199388 gene encoding rust resistance kinase Lr10-like isoform X2, giving the protein MCRYNLEAMDPGQQKFCHYSDLYYKWVNIRESFRSSQGPYGGYLMILMVILAIVFGGITIPAKIIIIMGFVATFLTQTTTDWLPDYLPRSELPSLVNVGYYFSLWNVTVISLGVRFVVGFLGGMGYLIYKFRRRHLSSYEEIESFLQSDNHLSPIRYSYSDIKKITRNFRDKLGEGGFGSVYKGKLRSGHYVAVKLLKAKINNKDVINDKDFINEIGTIGRIHHVNVVQLVGYCAERSKRALILDFMPNGSLDKYIFKLKKASSLDWGMKFKIAVGAARGIEYLHNGCDIKILHFDIKPHNILLDDKFVPKVTDFGLAKLCSVEDDTVTMTAARGTVGYVAPELNYRSIGLVSHKADVYSFGMLLMEMAGVNNKDDPNKYFPDWIYDCINKGEELGIVEEDNNVDDVNENGKNVVKKMTIVGLWCIQMNPDNRPSMNKVLEMLESDSEDLKIPDHPSHLVNEARSGAADSTGSVSQSESDYDSDTIMITIA; this is encoded by the exons ATGTGCCGCTACAACCTAGAAGCTATGGATCCGGGACAACAAAAGTTTTGCCACTATTCAGatctttattataaatggG TTAACATCAGAGAATCCTTCCGATCATCTCAAG GTCCATATGGAGGCTATCTCATGATTTTAATGGTCATACTTG CTATTGTATTTGGGGGGATAACCATTCCAGCAAAAATCATTATCATCATGGGATTTGTTGCCACTTTTTTGACTCAAACGACGACAG ATTGGCTCCCCGATTATCTACCCAGGAGTGAGCTCCCAAGTTTAGTAAATGTTGGATATTACTTTAGTCTTTGGAATGTGACAGTTATTAGCTTGGGAGTAAGATTCGTCGTGGGCTTTCTCGGCGGAATGGGATACCTGATCTATAAATTCCGAAGAAGGCATTTATCATCGTACGAGGAAATAGAGAGCTTCCTACAGAGTGACAACCATTTGTCCCCTATCAGGTACTCCTATTCAGACATAAAGAAGATCACTAGAAATTTTCGAGACAAACTAGGTGAAGGTGGCTTCGGCTCTGTTTACAAAGGAAAGCTTCGGAGTGGCCATTACGTAGCAGTCAAGCTATTAAAGgccaaaataaataacaaagaTGTCATCAATGACAAAGATTTCATCAATGAAATCGGAACAATTGGGAGGATCCATCATGTCAATGTTGTCCAACTTGTAGGATATTGTGCGGAGAGATCCAAGCGTGCTCTTATACTCGATTTCATGCCAAATGGCTCTCTTGACAAGTACATcttcaaactaaaaaaagcTTCTTCACTGGATTGGGGTATGAAATTCAAGATTGCAGTTGGAGCGGCTCGAGGGATTGAGTATTTGCATAATGGTTGTGATATCAAGATCTTGCATTTTGATATCAAGCCTCACAATATACTTCTTGATGACAAGTTTGTCCCCAAGGTCACCGATTTCGGGCTAGCAAAGTTATGCTCGGTAGAGGATGACACGGTGACGATGACGGCTGCTAGAGGCACCGTTGGCTATGTTGCTCCGGAACTCAACTACAGAAGCATCGGCCTAGTGTCTCACAAAGCCGATGTGTATAGTTTTGGGATGTTGTTGATGGAGATGGCGGGTGTAAACAACAAGGATGATCCAAACAAGTATTTCCCAGATTGGATATATGATTGCATTAATAAAGGTGAGGAGCTTGGAATTGTTGAAGAGGACAACAATGTTGATGATGTGAATGAGAATGGAAAGAATGTCGTTAAGAAGATGACAATAGTTGGCTTGTGGTGCATACAAATGAATCCAGATAATCGTCCATCAATGAATAAAGTGTTGGAGATGTTAGAAAGTGATagtgaagatttgaagattccGGATCATCCATCTCACTTAGTGAATGAGGCCAGGAGCGGGGCTGCGGACTCAACTGGCTCTGTATCACAGTCGGAGTCGGATTATGACAGTGATACTATCATGATTACTATagcataa
- the LOC125199388 gene encoding LEAF RUST 10 DISEASE-RESISTANCE LOCUS RECEPTOR-LIKE PROTEIN KINASE-like 2.1 isoform X1, with amino-acid sequence MYINSRKYYVKEIHYQNFTMRLSDISTDNSSCSFPSHSVSDYDDDLFFKSRYTFSKTHIKLVRCQHPLHNSSLFTQLTGCEQYSKYTYLNVMFMRAKDMDSMCTLDSVLATNWIFANWYNVSLSEIHQSLQYGYHVSWLGLMCRYNLEAMDPGQQKFCHYSDLYYKWVNIRESFRSSQGPYGGYLMILMVILAIVFGGITIPAKIIIIMGFVATFLTQTTTDWLPDYLPRSELPSLVNVGYYFSLWNVTVISLGVRFVVGFLGGMGYLIYKFRRRHLSSYEEIESFLQSDNHLSPIRYSYSDIKKITRNFRDKLGEGGFGSVYKGKLRSGHYVAVKLLKAKINNKDVINDKDFINEIGTIGRIHHVNVVQLVGYCAERSKRALILDFMPNGSLDKYIFKLKKASSLDWGMKFKIAVGAARGIEYLHNGCDIKILHFDIKPHNILLDDKFVPKVTDFGLAKLCSVEDDTVTMTAARGTVGYVAPELNYRSIGLVSHKADVYSFGMLLMEMAGVNNKDDPNKYFPDWIYDCINKGEELGIVEEDNNVDDVNENGKNVVKKMTIVGLWCIQMNPDNRPSMNKVLEMLESDSEDLKIPDHPSHLVNEARSGAADSTGSVSQSESDYDSDTIMITIA; translated from the exons ATGTACATCAACTCCCGGAAATACTATGTCAAAGAAATCCATTACCAAAACTTCACCATGAGGCTCTCTGATATTTCAACAGACAACAGCAGCTGCTCTTTTCCTTCACATTCGGTGTCCGATTATGATGAtgaccttttttttaaaagcaGATACACATTTAGCAAGACACACATTAAGTTGGTAAGGTGCCAGCATCCGTTGCATAATTCTTCCCTCTTTACCCAACTTACTGGTTGTGAGCAATATagcaaatatacatatttaaacgTCATGTTCATGCGTGCCAAAGATATGGACTCTATGTGCACATTAGATTCTGTATTAGCAACAAACTGGATATTTGCAAATTGGTACAATGTGTCACTCTCAGAAATCCATCAATCTCTGCAATATGGATATCATGTGTCTTGGTTAGGTTTAATGTGCCGCTACAACCTAGAAGCTATGGATCCGGGACAACAAAAGTTTTGCCACTATTCAGatctttattataaatggG TTAACATCAGAGAATCCTTCCGATCATCTCAAG GTCCATATGGAGGCTATCTCATGATTTTAATGGTCATACTTG CTATTGTATTTGGGGGGATAACCATTCCAGCAAAAATCATTATCATCATGGGATTTGTTGCCACTTTTTTGACTCAAACGACGACAG ATTGGCTCCCCGATTATCTACCCAGGAGTGAGCTCCCAAGTTTAGTAAATGTTGGATATTACTTTAGTCTTTGGAATGTGACAGTTATTAGCTTGGGAGTAAGATTCGTCGTGGGCTTTCTCGGCGGAATGGGATACCTGATCTATAAATTCCGAAGAAGGCATTTATCATCGTACGAGGAAATAGAGAGCTTCCTACAGAGTGACAACCATTTGTCCCCTATCAGGTACTCCTATTCAGACATAAAGAAGATCACTAGAAATTTTCGAGACAAACTAGGTGAAGGTGGCTTCGGCTCTGTTTACAAAGGAAAGCTTCGGAGTGGCCATTACGTAGCAGTCAAGCTATTAAAGgccaaaataaataacaaagaTGTCATCAATGACAAAGATTTCATCAATGAAATCGGAACAATTGGGAGGATCCATCATGTCAATGTTGTCCAACTTGTAGGATATTGTGCGGAGAGATCCAAGCGTGCTCTTATACTCGATTTCATGCCAAATGGCTCTCTTGACAAGTACATcttcaaactaaaaaaagcTTCTTCACTGGATTGGGGTATGAAATTCAAGATTGCAGTTGGAGCGGCTCGAGGGATTGAGTATTTGCATAATGGTTGTGATATCAAGATCTTGCATTTTGATATCAAGCCTCACAATATACTTCTTGATGACAAGTTTGTCCCCAAGGTCACCGATTTCGGGCTAGCAAAGTTATGCTCGGTAGAGGATGACACGGTGACGATGACGGCTGCTAGAGGCACCGTTGGCTATGTTGCTCCGGAACTCAACTACAGAAGCATCGGCCTAGTGTCTCACAAAGCCGATGTGTATAGTTTTGGGATGTTGTTGATGGAGATGGCGGGTGTAAACAACAAGGATGATCCAAACAAGTATTTCCCAGATTGGATATATGATTGCATTAATAAAGGTGAGGAGCTTGGAATTGTTGAAGAGGACAACAATGTTGATGATGTGAATGAGAATGGAAAGAATGTCGTTAAGAAGATGACAATAGTTGGCTTGTGGTGCATACAAATGAATCCAGATAATCGTCCATCAATGAATAAAGTGTTGGAGATGTTAGAAAGTGATagtgaagatttgaagattccGGATCATCCATCTCACTTAGTGAATGAGGCCAGGAGCGGGGCTGCGGACTCAACTGGCTCTGTATCACAGTCGGAGTCGGATTATGACAGTGATACTATCATGATTACTATagcataa
- the LOC125199386 gene encoding rust resistance kinase Lr10-like: MTRNFREKLGEGGFGSVYKGKLRSGHYVAVKLLGNADKNDKDVINDKDFINEIGTIGRIHHVNVVQLVGYCAERSKRALILDFMPNGSLDKYIFKSKNTSSLDWDMKFKIAIGAARGIEYLHSGYDIKILHFDIKPQNILLDDMFVPKITDFGLAKLCSIDKDAVTMTAARGTIGYVAPELNYISIGPVSHKADVYSFGMLLLEMAGVNSVEAKQR; the protein is encoded by the coding sequence ATGACTAGAAATTTCCGAGAAAAACTAGGTGAAGGTGGTTTCGGCTCTGTTTACAAAGGAAAGCTTCGAAGTGGCCATTATGTAGCCGTCAAGCTATTGGGAAATGCTgacaaaaatgacaaagaTGTCATCAATGACAAAGATTTCATCAATGAAATCGGAACAATTGGGAGGATCCATCATGTCAATGTTGTCCAACTTGTAGGATATTGTGCGGAGAGATCCAAGCGTGCTCTTATACTCGATTTTATGCCAAATGGTTCTCTTGACAAGTACATCTTCAAATCGAAAAATACATCTTCACTGGATTGGGATATGAAATTCAAGATTGCAATTGGAGCAGCTCGAGGGATTGAGTATTTGCATAGTGGTTATGATATCAAGATCTTGCATTTTGATATAAAGCCGCAGAATATACTTCTTGATGACATGTTTGTCCCCAAGATCACCGATTTCGGGCTGGCAAAGTTATGCTCCATAGACAAGGACGCGGTGACGATGACGGCTGCTAGAGGCACCATAGGCTATGTTGCTCCGGAACTCAACTACATAAGTATTGGCCCAGTGTCTCACAAGGCCGATGTGTATAGTTTCGGGATGTTGTTGTTGGAGATGGCGGGCGTAAACAGTGTTGAAGCGAAACAAAGATGA